The DNA window ATTTCTATAACTTACAAAGTAGATGTAAGACTATAAAACCTTTAATGGAGGGCCTTTACACTAGGTCTCTTCAAGGTCGCTGAGGTAGGATTTGAACCCGTCTATGTCATTTACTTAGCCAGAGAGTgagattactttttttttcacatcTGGCTCCTAGTTTGCATCCCAATTTGTGACAAGCATTTAACAATGCTTTTAGTTTTAGCCAGTTTTAAAGATCTGGCTTTGTTTAGGTAGAACCCTGTATTCATCCCTATGCTAAGGGAAGAATATTGAGTTATGTCTTAAAATATTTCCAAGAATTCCTCTAATGATTAATCTTCCAAGTcaagttttaaatttaattgaatatacatttaaaaatgctcTAAGTACCTTTTCttctcaaatatttcatttcaactATTTTGAGCTACTACAAAATTAAGATAGTTTTACAGTTCACTTTTCAAATTCATATGCCATACTTTTCAGtctgtaaaataaaaaattgccaaTCACAGCTCAGTCCAAGACAGCAGATTATATTGTGATTCCAAATGTTTCTGAAAACCCAAAGCAGTGGGTTTCTTTTGATTTGATTCTCACTATGACCCTCTAgttcagtggaggcaaacctttttcggcttgagtgcccaaaatgagggggtggggaagaaaccagtggctgccgtgccgcccggaagaccagaaccagaacaggaagtggcagattcagggggaatcatggggatggacaggaagttaaaaggGGAATCAtagggacagacaggaagttaaagggggaatcatggggacagacaggaagttaaaggaccctgaacaggaagagaaagggggaatcccagctgcagccacctcaAAATGTTTGTTTCCACAAGTGTGGGGGGCTGGGCTGCTCACTCGTGTGCCAGAAGGGCTTCGTGTGCCAGATGTGGCACgtatgccataggttcaccattacTGCTCTAGTTCATGGAGTTGCAAAGCAATCCGTTTGATATACTCCATGTAGTAAACATATACTAAGAATTAGATTACTTTATTTAACGAGTAGATACATAAATTGCTAGACAATTTCCATGTTTTCAATTTATTCTACCATAGCAAAATAGGTAGCTCTTTTAGTAATTCTTTTTACTTGTCATTATGAAATAGTCACCCTCATGTTGGTTCTGGAGAAAAGGTGCCTCTTTATTGTTTGTTCTGTATTTTCTGTGAAAGTAATAGGAAtctaagcttttcttttctttattttcagctaaaACTGAACTTGATGCTGAATTTGGAAGAGTTTGCCCTGTAGGATCATTCGATGGATCTTCAAAAAACTTAAATGTGGAACAAGATCCAGTATCCAACGCTGCACAGGAGTATTGTGATGTACTAATCAAAAACTATATGCTTTGAATAATATCTAATAAAAACGTATAGATGTTACTTTGATAGATAACTTTATCCATTGCTGTGGTGTtcgcccctcgtggcccctgcctgactccccaaacacagagcacacgaaggcaaaccaatactcctttttacccgctgccaccagttgatcactaaatcaacattacttatggaaggatgaagacgcaggtccaaacttcactgtcatttaaataaaacttgtttattgattacagatgtttgattattaatcataggtaacttctacaggtttattgatcatcagtctcaaccttctatttgttatacagttcttattcactcttcactctaatcacgcctcagatctcccaaataccacacactctctctccactctcatctctcactgactctctgactgactcactcactctctgactccgcctctttttacatctctctcggctccgcctctcagcaacattagactacaacatgaataatgcatgactatttaacataataggGAGAACACTACAATTGTCTACATCAAACACATAATGCCTGGTAGTCATGACAACAATGCCACAtgccacaccaccaccaccaccacaaagaaatgtctggatcattgacattgcaattccaggagatgccagagctgaaaacaGCACACacactgcactgatatttaacagatacttaggtgtttgattaaaacttgtatctgttatgtagtaatagtcaatgtttttaaaattttgattgactgtgcctagtatatttgaacaacaacagcaacaacagtaatcttagaactgcagagccggaagggactctATGGCTCATCAAGTATAGCCCcagaacagtggggaatcaaactcacaacctccgcctctgcagtcagatacctaaccctaaacccatcTGCTTATATCCTCGTCTGCACTCTACACATGAATGTCTCTATTTGTATCACTAGCAATTTTACCTATTCTTGGTTATTTTAAACAGATCATATAATTATCAGTagctcagaattttttaaaaaatataactgcTGATGAGCTTGGTCAAGATATATGGAATAGGCTGTATCCAACTGTGTCCAAGGACCAGCAAAATAGGATCCATTGCTACAGGGATGAACCACATGTGACCTTTCAAATGTTGAGTGGCAACTCCCTAGCTAGCACAGGCATGAATAACTGGAGGATCACGTGCTCCTCTTCTCTGTGCTAGTGGAACACACTTCCTTTGCCATAATTCCAAAATTTTGTTCCAGTGGCATGGGAAAATCCTCCAGTGCAGACAAAaattggagaaagagaaggaaaggatacCTACGTATGCACTGTGCTTGATGTAACAGTGTCATTTTACAGCATGCTAGCTCATTTGAATTATGGAAGTGGGTGCTAAGTGACTGGGGTGAGAAGCCTTCTATCCTCACCCATTTTAAGAGGAAAACAGTATTTCACATATCTTCTACTGTGTTTCAATATATCATTCCATTCAATAATGTTTTCAGGATATTTTGAATTCTCGCATTACTTATTTTAGCTACAGTAAAATGATTAATTTTTTCCTCAACATTTCCAGCTTCAGGATTTGATCTTGTTTCCTGCCCCACCCCCCAGAAATTGGAAAGTTTCACTTTTGCTACCATATTTTCATTACTGTATTATAAATGAACAACGTTCAGAACAAAAAGCAATCTTTTCTGTCCAAGCAGCTGTATTTTTTCTCAACCTTTGAAAGCTGTGAAAACAATGGAATGAATGTATTTCAGTGCCTACATACATTCtttatgtgaaaaaaaatccttagtTCTGTTTAGTTATATAGGGCTGCTGAAGATCTGTCTGAAACCTTGACAGGCTGCTGTATGCTTGATGCACCAGTGGTCTGGCATGGGGTGTGGTGTCCTTCTGTTGTATCAAAGGGCAACAACAGCACACAGCAGGAGTTTCTCCACCCCCTCACCATTGTAATTATCCATTTTCCTCTGCTGATGTGACTATTTATTCTGAAGGGCATGGATGCTTCCTGATTCCCATCTTTGATCATTACACCGAACTAATCCTAGGAATGCAGGCTCATAATGGTAGACTCCTGACTGTATCAATGTGTTTCCCTGACACACTGAAACCCCTCACCACATTTAGGTGTGAATCCAAGAGGGATAAATAACACATCTAAAATGACAGAAATCTGTATTGGTACTGCAAAAGACATGTGCTCATCTGGTGCTAACAAATCCCTTATAACATCAAAGTTGCTATACCTACTTCACCCTCATTTGACTTAATTCTAAGGGGATGTGTGGGACGACATCATATGCTTTGGAACATTTCTCCTGAAATGTTTCTATAGAAGCAAAAGAAGATAAGCAAGGTTTCACTTCTCTGCAATGTTAACATTATGTTTTGCAGGAATCTATTCACAGGAATACTTTCAAGTAAAAGAGTGCTTCTGCTACAGCTTCTAATCCGGAATACCTGGAATTGAGCAGGAATATTAAGGGAGCCCTAGGATGAGTATCTTAGGagcctgtttttaaaatgcctatACAGTATGGGCTTCatactggctggacagctcagtgggttaggtatcaggctgcaaagcgaggctgggagtttgatgcTCCACTACTGTCTTCTGGGAGAACAGTCAGcgtgtgtagtcttgggcaagctgcacaatcccagagcacccccTGCCCCAGAAAAGGAgagtagtaaaccacttctgaatactctctgcctagaaaaaccctggaaggagttgccataagtcagaatcaactgtATTAAGGGAACTATTTGTATCATGCAGCAACAGGAGAGATTAATGCAGCTATTTTCTTATTTCCATTAGCTGGCATCACACACAGGACAGTGAGGGAATATTAAGTGCCAAAGTCTCATGCTCTGTTTCTCAGAAAGCTCCAATTGTTTTCTCCTAATTTTCCCAAGAGAGCTTTCCCTGGCCTTTCCTTTCAAACGTTAAACAAGATGAACTATCAGAAGAGCAATATGTTCAGGCTTTGCCCTGGCTCTGCCTCTATTAGCTGGCTTATCCTTGCCCAGGTAGCTACAGTGGACACCAGGTGGCTCAGCTTTGTCTCTCTTCATCATTCCCATTTAATGAGACCACATGTCCCTTATCAAAGTGCCCAGAAATATTCAGGAGGGAGCTTGTCTCCCATGTTACAATTATAATGCAATATAGCTACACCTTCATCACTGGGAGAATTTGTAAAGAGGTACTCCCAAACTCTGCAGTGGAGTTGACTATTTTTACTCCTGTTGACACAACAGTACTGTTTAACTGGTCCCTATCTTTATATATACTGCTTTTCCCAAAGCAGTTCTAATTGTGTGGTCATGTCAACACTTGATATTAGGTATCggaatttaattttattatgttATCAATTCAATATGAGAAATAGGGCCTCTTTAGAAGATGAATATGACTTTGACTATAGGATAAAAAAGATAAATGGTCCTTGTACAAAATCCAAATACAAGGGCAAGTGGCAATAAAGGTATGCCCCACCCTAGGCCTTCAGATTATGAATATATTGTAAGCCTCTGGGTAAACGGGGTTAGGATCAATCTGCCAGTACACTCTGGCATACTATAATCATGTACTCAAATTCAATTAAGTGTATGCATACTGGTATTATCTGAATGAATAatggatggaaaaagaaaaacccaacaaCCAAGTTTTCAATAAAATGTAGAATTTAATATACATATGAAACCATACtgttcaaaataaaaattacCAAATATCCAAGTTATTACACAGTATTTGTAAAAAAAGTAGCCATGCCAGCCTATAAATAGTTCTGTACAGCTGTAAATTTATGAAGTCCTACTACATCCTTGTCCTTTTTCTTCAGTGCACAACTGAGTTCAAAGGCTCTGCTCTTATATTCCCCAGGTCAAGGGCTGAGTCTGTTTCTTCATCAATTTCTCCAATCACAGCACTGTAAAAGAGATTATTATATATGAAGTTCTGAAAccaagttgattttttaaaaaggcacaagacGTTTGATTTTCTTAAAAGTATCTGTCAATTCTGCTAAGTAATTCTGCATATTCATTTTTAGCCAAAAACAAGTATTTACTGTaattgtggggaaaaaagaacatAAAAAAGCAGTGAGTTCAGTGTGTATCCTCCTCCAAAGTGTGGAGTGTCATTTCATTGAACATCAATCCGATCATAAGATCGATCTACTGCTTACCAAGTGTTGGCTAATTTCAGGCAAAGAAAGTTATATTGCTCACAACAGGAAATGTTACATGGGAAAATGTTTGTGGACAAAGAATTAGACTTTTTCGAACCCTCATTATCTCCTTCCACAGGTAGCACATAGACTGAATAAAGCTTCAGAGCATCCTGAGTATCATTTACAACaaacataaaaaggtaaaggttccccttgacattttagtcagtcatcttcgactctagggggcggtgctcatccctgtttccaagccgtagagccagcgtttgtccgaagacagtttccgttgtcacctggccagcgcgacttaaacccggaacgctgtttaccttcccactgaggtggtacctatttatctactcgcatttacatgctttctaactgctaggttggcaaggagctgggacaaagtgacgggagctcactccgtcgcgtggattcaatcttatgactgctggtcttctgaccctgcagcacacaaaggcttctgcggtttagcccacagcgccaccacgtcccacatacAACAAACACAGGCATCACAaatctactttttaaatatagtttagGCTGCAATCCCATGTATTTTGAAAGTACTATAAAACCAAGTACAACATAttttgaagaaacagaaagaacgCAAACTTCAATATTTTAGGGAGGAAATATCAAAACCTGGATAAAAAGCTAAGAGCTGATAACCCATGAGTTCCTGAAATAGTCAACTAGGAGACCAAAGCCTGCGTCTGAATGCTGTGGAAGGCATGATGTTGCATTTTCACAAACAAAGATAAGTAACAGAACATATGGAAGTATCAAACAAGTATCAGATGACAGGTCACTTAAGTGGAAACAAGACAGTGGAGGAAAAAAGGTAACTCTTTGGTTCTCTGTGTGTAATTGCAACGTTTCACATCACTATAATATAAAAAAGAGGTCCAATATTCTACATTTATGGGCAGCAACACGGAAAGCCCAAGTAAAGATATAAAGAGAATATATCTAACATCTAGCCTCCAAATAAACCATCTAATCCTGAAAGCAAACAAGTATTTCAGCTTTGATTATAGTACATTAAAAACATTAGGGCCAGGGGGGCAAACTTACACATTGTCTCCTCTTACAATGTACAATCCTAATACTACTTGTTCCACTCCTTGTGAAGAACTGAACACTCTTTCATGGCTTTCATCCAAAATCAAGTTGATTGTTTGATCAAAGCCTTTGAGGGTTCcctagaaaacaaagaaaatgaatgttCAAGTTCTCAAATACTGCATTATGTCCTAAACATATACTAAATATCAAAAACTATACATCTTTAAAGATTATGATAATGTaagaagattatttttaaagtaatttttcagATAATAAACTGTGTATTATCAACATCACTGTATTTCCCACCGAACCTCTGCTGGCCTCTGAACTGgagtatttaaaaaaagacagaaaatatggTTATAAAGAGTAGTAACCAATGATTTATCAAATTTTTTATACTTGATCAAATGTTTCATTCTTCCAATATTGAAACAGCCCctgattttagttttaaaaaaaaaaataactgctccTGTACTAAAAGGGAttaaatgctgaagttttagtttagaaaaaaaactgctcccgcactgcaagggttaaatgcttccccccccccccaatgggcggtattaacaaataaatacttactggtggggcaaatctggcttccagtgggaaggagttctaaAGGCTGGGAGAGTTTTTGAAACACAGCtacatctttgatagtgcagggatggtgttaaaatactcgtgTTTTTaacacttaggttgttttcttaacaggctctttataatatctttttcatggcaagggcaagaaaaaatgtccaaaaagaggccaaaaaagggtcaaaggcttcaCTGAGTGACTGTGCCCATGcttatttattactttcattttccccgctagctcagggcttaggaaagttccttttggtgcaaatgttggaagataactttttggagcaccagcctagaatcctgacAAAAGGCCAATATGGTGAGATtcaacaatcagagggattggtgacaggggatacatttataggccacaaataatatttttttaaaaaaaatcatgcaaaattcaagcttttgtgggtgaatcacatgttcagagggactgttgacatcatcttcaagactcagccaatcccgagggtgttgctgctgccttgggaactcAACCCCAttttcctgggtctttgtgacctcacaggggccccacctctctgctggcagataaaaggggcttgctaggcaaggcaggagaccagaagggaggccagtggcgagagggcagtctggcagagagagagCAGTAGCAACTGCAGGGGagccagcccttctgcccaaggcaattTCTCTCacaaaagcagatgaacttgctaagtgggcttgcgagttaacagctcgaggctggcggagatccgtcgcttgaagctggctgatatCGGTGATGAACCAgggggaagtcggtggatgttggcagacagaagctggtgaaaTCTttctgcggaagctggctgaggccgcaaggcagAGGCCGGGGGATGTTAGCCTCCTGATACCAGCTGGTGACAGCTTGGTGGATATCaatggatggaagcccgggcatgGGTGTGAAAGGCTGgcggagtgaaggtgtgtgtcagggggtggctggtgtgtatttgtgtgaatgtgtatgtgaatgggctggctagcgttccgtggggatgtctcagggcgtgtgtgtgacccaagcagtcggcagctggtggaggctggcttcagaagtggagtAGAAGATATATTCCTGGTCAAAGctagtggatgttggcaggtggaacttcgggatgaagttgccagaacattggtcgggagatacacctgggttgaagccggttgacggcagtggatgAGCTCATCCcttaggtttctctctctctctctctcgtagggCCCAAAGCAtactcttccccagggggatgcgagggatcAGAAGGCAGCCGTCTTGCTAGGccattgtctccgctgaggataccagtttagcttcttttccaaaaccaataaaataattttctggaatggttttgaagcgTTGTcgtgtttgtcaggggctgtctcGGAATTATCTctcccatcccctcattatatctggggcctaAGGCCctgggtgggtctttgtgaagtcatggtgtggggccttgtgatgtcacaggaattgggaacataatatttctccatgcatgtgtgagggagtgagctaggcattgtgggttccctgtctgagctcctaagcaagtatatcatgtgtcgtgttggaca is part of the Pogona vitticeps strain Pit_001003342236 chromosome 5, PviZW2.1, whole genome shotgun sequence genome and encodes:
- the LSM8 gene encoding LSM8 homolog, U6 small nuclear RNA associated, with the translated sequence MTSALENYINRTVAVITSDGRMIVGTLKGFDQTINLILDESHERVFSSSQGVEQVVLGLYIVRGDNVAVIGEIDEETDSALDLGNIRAEPLNSVVH